TTTCATTTCATACCGCGGGGCAAGGGAACGGTCATTCTTGGCGATCAGCGGTTTCCTTTATCGGAGGGAATGCTCTATTTGACCGGACCGGGAGTCATGCACCGCCAAGAAGCGGATGCAGATGAGTCGATGGAGGAGCTGTGTCTGCATGTCAATATTGCGGAGAAGCAGAGAGACGATGCAGATCCATGGGAGGTTGCGGAAGCGGAGGAATGTGTGGAGAAGCTGAGGAGGCTGCCGCTTATCCCTGCGCAGGATTATCACAGGGCGATGAAGTGTTTTCTGGAAGCCTATGAGGCCTGTGACGGCAAGCTCGCGGGATATTACACCTCCATTAAGCATCTCGTGATCAGCATTTTGCTGAAAGTAACCAGAGCTTATGATGCAGGCGGAATGGGAGCCGCGGCACCCGTACGGGATATGGTGACCTACCGCTATCAATATGCCGTTCAATACATGGAAGCGAATTATTCAGCAGCCGTGACGCTGGAGAATGTGGCGGAGAAGCTGAATATCAGCTCCAGGCAGCTGCAGCGGATTTTTAAGCAGATTCATCCGGAGCAAACCTTCAGCCGCATTCTTGAAGAGATCCGGTTGCAGGCGGTGTGCAGCAAGCTGGAAGCCAGTAACCTGTCCATCGAACAGATCGCGGAATCCGAAGGATTCACCAATGCGACCTACCTGCATTCGGTATTCCGCAAGCGGCTGGGCATGACCCCGGCGGCATACCGCAAGGCCCGAAAACTACATGAACAGTGAGGATGAGATGGCGATGAGCAAAGTGTATCGTGTTGGCGTGATCGGCTGTGGAGGAATTGCGAACGGGAAGCATCTGCCTGCCTTAAGCAGACAGGATAAGGTTCAAGTGGTGGCTTTTTGCGATATTATCAAGGAACGGGCTGAGGCGGCTGCTGAACAATACGGCAGTGCGGATGCTGCTGTCTATACGGATTACAAGGAATTATTGAAGGATGCTTCCATTGATATTGTTCATGTACTTACTCCTAATGACGCGCATGCGGAAATATCCATTGCGGGCTTGGAAGCGGGCAAGCATGTAATGTGTGAGAAGCCCATGGCCAAAACTGCGGCAGACGCCAAACGTATGGCTGAAGCAGCGAAGCGTACAGGGAAGAAGTTAACCATTGGGTATGACAACCGTTTCAGACAAGACAGCTTGTATCTGAAAAAAGTCTGCGAAGCAGGCGAGCTTGGCCATATCTATTATGCGAAAGCCCATGCCATCCGGCGCAGAGCGGTTCCAACCTGGGGCGTATTCCTGGATGAGGAGAAGCAGGGAGGTGGCCCGCTGATTGATATCGGAACCCATGCGCTCGATCTGACGCTCTGGATGATGGATAACTACAAACCGAAGGTTGTACTGGGGACCAAATACCATGAGCTCTCCCAAAAAGAAGACGCTGCCAACGCCTGGGGACCCTGGGACCCGAAGAAATTCACCGTGGAAGACTCTGCGTTCGGGATGATAGTGATGGAGAACGGCGCAACGATTACGCTGGAGGCGAGCTGGGCGCTAAATTCGCTGGAGGTGGATGAAGCCAAGTGTAGCTTAAGCGGAACCGAAGCGGGTGCGGACATGAAGGACGGTCTCCGGATTAACGGGGAGAAGCATAGCAAGCTATACACGAATAAAGTTGAGCTTGGTGCCGGGGGAGTAGCCTTCTATGACGGCAAAGAAGAGAAAGCTACGGATATCGAATTAAGAAAGTGGATTGAAGCGATCGAACAGGATAAAGATCCGGTCGTCACTCCTGAACAGGCGTATGTGGTTTCCCGGATTCTGGAGGCAATCTATGAATCGGCCCGGACGGGTAAGGCCGTATATTTGGACTAACGTTACACGGCCCAGCAGACTATATCTTACAATAAGCCGTACCTCCGATGCTGGGGGGCGGCTTATTTGCCCGTTCAACCCGTTACCCCTTTAATAAATTGAAGGAATGATGCTGTAAAGAGACAAATGTTATATTAATTCCGCAGAAAAGAAGTATTGTATAAGAAAAGGAAGCAACTTCTAAAACATCCCTTCTCCAAAATCCTCGGTTTTTCTCCTGTTTTCTGCATGATTTTCAATAACCTACAGAAGTCTATTTAATCCTACATATATCATGTTATGTAATATAACACCAACTATTGAAATTTGTTTTAATTAGTGCAAAAAATAGTGACGATTCGTAGGCCTTGTGTTAATATAAATGACATCATAATCCAAGAAACAAGAAGCACCACAGAGAAAGGGGTTATTACAATGAATATGAGGAAAAGGGGATGGCGATGGAGTACTTCATTCAGCAGCTCATTAACGGAATCTCGGTAGGCAGTATTTACGCTCTGATCGCCCTTGGCTACACGATGGTGTATGGAATTATCAAGCTGATCAATTTCGCACATGGCGATGTGTTTATGGTCGGGTCCTTCATTGGACTGTACAGTGCCAAATATCTGGCCAGCGCCGGATTGCCGCCGATACTGGTTCTGCTTCTGTCGCTTATGATCTCGATGACGATCAGTGCATTGCTGGGGATCAGCATCGAACGTCTGGCCTACAAGCCGCTGCGCAAGTCCACCCGGATTGCCGCACTGATTACAGCCATCGGGGTGTCCTTCCTGCTCGAATATACCGGGGTACTGATTCTCGGGCCGCAGGCCAAGGGCTTCCCGGATATTATGGATAAGAAGCAATATCACCTGTTCGGTTCCTCCATTCAGGTCGAATCCAATCAGATCATGATTCTGCTAACAACGATAATTCTTATGCTTGTACTGCAATATATCGTCCGGTACACCCGGACAGGCAAAGCCATGCGGGCCGTATCCTTCGATGTGGAAGCCGCGCGGCTGATGGGCATCAACGTGGACCGCACCATTTCAGCGACCTTCGCCATCGGTTCGGCACTTGCCGCTGCAGCCGGCGTGATTTTCGGCATGACGTACAATTCGGTGGACCCGCTGATGGGGGTTATGCCGGGGCTGAAGGCTTTTGTCGCAGCGGTGCTGGGCGGGATCGGAAGTATCCCTGGTGCGCTGGTCGGCGGGCTGCTGCTCGGAACGGTAGAGACGGAGATTTCTTCCCTCGGGTTCTCCTCCTGGCGTGACGGAGTGGCGTTCGCAGTACTGATTCTAATCCTGATCTTCAAACCATCCGGGCTGTTCGGCAAGAATGTCCGGGAGAAAGTGTAGGTGGAGGGGGCCATGAACAAGCTCAATAAAAAATTCTGGCTGGGCATTGTCGCCGCCTTCGCATTCTATGGAATTGTCAAAGTTCTTCTAACAACGGGTGTACTTAGCGATGTGAATCAGTCCATGCTGCTGCTGATTGGTGTCAACATCATGCTGGCCGTATCGCTTAACCTGATTACCGGGATTACCGGGCAATTCTCCATCGGGCACGCCGGATTCATGTCTGTCGGTGCGTACACCTCGGCGATCCTGACCCTGGATTATAATGTGCCGTTCGTTCCGGCGATTCTGGCGGGCGGACTGCTGGCTGCGGTCTTCGGCGTACTGATCGGAATGCCGACACTGCGGCTCAACGGGGACTATCTGGCGATTGCCACACTGGGCTTCGGCGAGATTATCCGCATTATTATGCTGAATACAGAATATGTCGGCGGGGCTTCGGGGCTGAGCGGCATTCCGGCCAAAACCACCTGGACCATGCTGTTCCTGTTCACCCTGATCTCGGTCGTATTGATTCATAACTTTATCCGTTCCACCCACGGCCGGGCTTGTATTGCAATCCGCGAGAATGAGATAGCCGCTGAGGCGATGGGCATTAACACGACACGCTACAAGATTATTGCTTTTACCATCGGGGCATTGTTTGCCGGTATGGCGGGCGGCTTGTCGGCGCACACCTTCTATGTCATTACTCCGGGCAGCTTCAACTTCCTGAAGTCGTTCGAGATCATCGTTATGGTGGTGCTCGGGGGGCTGGGCAGCACGGCAGGCGCGATTGTCGGCGCGGTGTTTGTGACCCTGCTGTATACCTTCCTGCGCGAATTCCCGGAATGGCGCATGATTATTTACTCAATTGTGCTTATTCTGATGATGATTTTCCGTCCAAGCGGCCTGCTTGGCGTAAGCAAGTTCTCATTCGGCAAGTTCGGCAAAAAGGAGGCGAAGGCGCATGACGCAATCAAAACCAGCAGTACTCCTTGAAGTGAAGGAGGCCAGCCGGTCCTTCGGCGGACTTAAGGCAGTCAGTGAGGTTTCCCTTCATATTGATAAAGGCGAGCTGATCGGCCTGATCGGACCCAACGGTGCGGGCAAAACGACACTGTTTAACCTGCTGACCGGCGTATACCCGCCATCCTCCGGCAGAATCATGCTCAACAATGAGTCGATCGGCGGGATGAAGCCTTACAAGATTAATCATAAAGGGGCTGCGCGCACTTTTCAGAATATCCGCTTATTCACTGCCATGACGGTCCTGGAGAATGTCAAAATCGCCTTCCACCAGCACGCCCGGCACTCGTTGTTCTCTTCGATGCTACGCCTGCCGAAGCACTTCAAGGGGGAGGACGAGATTACCCGCAAGGCGATGGATATCCTCAAAATCTTCAGCCTGGCTGACCAGTGTGATGAGGTGGCGAGCAACCTGAGCTACGGGAATCAGCGGCGGCTGGAGATTGCCCGGGCGCTTGCGGCCGGACCAAAGCTGCTGCTGCTCGATGAGCCGGCAGCCGGGATGAACCCGAATGAGACGCGTGATCTGATGAATCTGATCGCCTGGATCCGGGAGGAATTCGACCTGACCATTCTGCTGATTGAGCATGATATGTCGCTGGTAATGGGCGTCTGCAACCGGATCTACGTTCTGGACCGCGGAATCCTGATTGCTGACGGCACTCCGGCGGAGATCCGCAACAATCCGAAGGTCATCGAAGCGTATCTGGGACAGGAGGCGTAGCGCCATGCTTACAGTAGAAGGAATCAACGTATATTACGGAGCGATTCATGCCTTGAAGGATCTTAGCATCACCGTGAAGCAGGGGGAGATCGTGACGCTCATCGGGGCCAATGGCGCCGGCAAGTCTACGCTGCTCAAGACTCTCTCGGGGCTGCTGAAGCCGAAGACGGGCAGTATTGCTTTTCTGGATAAATCCATTGTGAATCAAAGCGTTCAGGCGATTGTCAAAGAAGGGCTGATCCATTGCCCGGAGGGCCGGCGCGTATTCGCCAATATGTCGGTCGAAGAAAACCTGGAATTAGGCGCTTATCTGCAGGATGGAAGCAGCCTGGCTGCTGACTTCGAGCATGTCTACCGCACCTTCCCGCGTCTCCTGGAGCGCAAGAAGCAGCAGGCCGGGACACTGTCCGGCGGGGAGCAGCAGATGCTGGCGATGGGGCGCGCCCTGATGGGCCACCCGAAGCTGCTGCTGCTGGATGAGCCTTCGATGGGACTGGCGCCGCTGCTGGTCCAGGATATTTTCCGGATCATCAAAGAGGTTAATGACGCCGGAACCACCGTGCTGCTGGTCGAGCAGAATGCCCATCAGGCACTCAAAATCGCAGACCGGGCTTACGTACTGGAGACAGGCAGGGTCGTCCTTGAAGGGGATGCCCAGGCGCTGGCCGACTCTGACGAGATCAAAATGGCTTATCTGGGGCACTAGCAGATTACGCCGCTCTTACAGCAGCATCACAGAAACATCAAATATAAACTAATCAATCGGGAGGCTGGGAGAAACTATGAAGAAAATTGGGGCCATTATCTTGTCAACAGTATTGACTGCGGTATTAGCATCCGGCTGCGGCAACAACACAGAGAACAGCGGGAATTCTGCAAGCGGCGGGAACTCGGCCGGAGGCACCATCAAAATCGGGGCTGACCTGGAGCTTACAGGCGGTCAGGCTTCTTTCGGCGACTCCGCCTCCAAGGGCGCGAAGCTGGCGGTGGACCAGATCAATGCGGCAGGCGGTGTACTCGGCAAGCAGCTTGAACTGGTAGTGGCCGACAATGCGTCGAAGTCCGAAGAAGCTACCCAGGCGGCGCAGAAGCTGATCACCAATGACAAGGTTGTGACCATCATCGGCGCATCGACTTCGACCAACACGCTGGGGATCGTTCCGGTAGCTACGGAGAAGAAGATTCCGCTGGTCTCGGTAGGCGCTACGAATCCGAAGGTAACCGTGGATGAGCGCAGCGGCAATGTGAATGAATATGTGTTCCGCGCGGCATTCATCGATCCGTTCCAGGGTGAGGTAATGGCTAACTTTGCACTCGATTCCCTGAAGGCGAAGACGGCGGTTATCTATACCGATACTTCTTCCGACTACTCCAAGGGTCTGCAGAAGTTCTTCGAAGAGACCTTCAAGGCCAAAGGCGGCGAGGTGCTGAGCCAGGAGTCCTACCAGCAGAAGGATTCGGACTTCAAAGCAGTTCTGACCCGCATCAAAGCAGCGAACCCGGATGTTATCTACCTGCCTGGTTATTATGAAGAAGTAGGTAAAATTGTGAAGCAGGCCCGTGAAATGGGCATCACCGTTCCGTTCCTCGGCGGCGACGGCTGGGATTCCCCGCAGCTGGCGGAAATCGCCGGTGCCAAGGCGCTGGAGAACACGTTCATGTCCAATCACTACTCGCCTGAAGATACAGCTCCTGAAGTAACCAGCTTCGTGGATGCCTACAAAGCGGCTAACGGCGGAGCAGTTCCCGACGGGATGGCGGCCCTGGGTTACGATGCGCTGAAGCTGGTAGCCGATGCGATTGGCCGCGCCGGTGAAGCTGATCCGGCCAAGATTACTGAAGCACTGGCTGCCACCAAGGATCTGCAGCTCGCTACAGGCAAGATTACGCTGAACGACAAGCATGACCCGGTCAAAGCGGCTGTTGTCCTGAAATTCGTTGACGGCAAACAGACCTTTGAGACCAAAGTTAACCCTTAAGAGGCTCATTCGCATATAATAGGAGTGAGATGACCTAGGGAGGAATCCGCATGATTGTTGGCATACCCGCAGAAATCAAGAATAACGAGAACCGTGTCGCCATCACTCCAGCCGGGGTAGAAGCGCTGAGGAAGGCAGGGCATGAGGTGCTGCTGCAGTGCTCTGCCGGTACCGGCAGCGGCTTCGAGGACCAGGAATATTCGGATAAGGGTGCAGTCATTCTGGACAGCGCTGCTGAGGTCTGGAGCCGGGCAGAGATGATTATCAAGGTGAAGGAGCCGCTGCCGGAGGAATATACTTTTTTCCGCCAGGGTCTGATCCTGTTCACCTATCTGCATCTCGCGCCTGAAGCCGCTCTGACCCGGGCGCTGGTGGAGAGCGGGGTAACCGCAGTCGGGTATGAGACCATCCAACTGGAGGACGGCTCGCTGCCGCTGCTGATTCCGATGAGTGAGGTTGCCGGACGCATGGCAGTGCAGATCGGAGCCTCGCTGCTGGAGAAGCCGCATGGAGGCAAAGGGGTTCTGCTCAGCGGGGTGCCGGGAGTACAGCCTGGAGAAGTCGTGATTGTCGGGGGCGGCATTGTCGGCACCAATGCGGCGAAGATTGCCCTCGGCATGGGGGCTCGTGTGACGGTGCTGGATCTGAATGCGGACCGGCTGCGGGCGCTGGATGATATTTTTGGCGGGCGGCTGGTGACGGTGATGTCGGATTCCTACCATCTGGAGCAGGCGGTCCGCCGGGCCGATCTGCTGATCGGGGCGGTGCTGATTCCCGGAGCCCGTGCGCCGAAGATCGTCAAGGAGTACATGGTGCAGCAGATGGCCGAAGGTTCAGTGATTGTAGATGTCGCGATAGACCAGGGCGGGTCCGTGGAGACGATCGACCGGATTACGACCCATGAGAATCCTACGTATGTGAAGCATGGCGTGGTTCATTACGCTGTCGCTAACATGCCGGGTGCGGTCGCCCGGACCTCCACTCTGGCGCTGACCAATGTGACGATGCCCTACGCGCTCCAGATTGCCAATCTGGGCATCCGCGAAGCAGCGGTGAATAACGCGGCGCTTGCGCGCGGCCTGAATGTGGTCGCCGGGCAGGTCACCAATGCTGCGGTGGCGGAGAGTCTGGGGTATGAGTATGCGGATGGAGTTGCGGCGCTGGCGGGTGTTAGCGGGGAGTAGTGAGCGGCGGAGAAGAGCCTTGTTGCCCTGCGGGAAGGCATGGCAATTATGGGGAAGAATCAGGGGCTAATCGCCTACGGTTCTCCCCGCTTTTTTTGTCAGAAATAATGCTTGTCAAATCGGACAAGGTTTGATATACTCATTTTTGTTGTGACAAACACATAAATGACAATATGGCTCGTTGGTCAAGGGGTTAAGACACCTCCCTTTCACGGAGGTAACATGGGTTCGAATCCCATACGAGTCACCAATCTCTTCTTCGGCAGATGGGATGAGAATTCCCTGGGTTCGTTGAAGCATACAATATGCGGTAGTGGTGGAATGGCAGACACGCTATCTTGAGGGGGTAGTGGGTGTATACCCGTGGAGGTTCGAGTCCTCTCTACCGCATAACATGGAATGAGCAGAGACCTTTGGTGATCCAAGGGTTTCTGCTTTTTTTGTATTAACTGCTGCGTCGAGGGAAGGACCTCATGCCCCACAGCCAGTAACATTAATAGAGGAATCTTGCACAAAATGCAACAATACTGCTCAATAAAGGGCGGTCTATGCTGAAATCCAGCACAAAATGCAACAAATCCAGCACAAACTTGCTCTCCACACCGGAATTTGTGCAATTAATGCAACAATCTACTTCAGCTAGTAATAGATATAGAGGAATCCTGCAAGAAGTGCAACAATTCCTCAGAGAAGTGGCCGGTGAGAGAAGGCATCAGCATCCTTCAGAAGCACAGATGATGGTCAGCCCGTATGGCATGATGCCTATCAATATGCGATTTTAAATGAAGAGTGGAGTTCTACCGTATAATCCTATCAATCTTGGAGACAATACTAGTTAACGCCTTACTTGGGAGGTAGTCTACGGTAATGAATTACTCCGAGGTCTATGAGCTTCATCTTCAGCTGCTCAGGGCATATAGTGCGCTTAACAATGAAGAATACTCGGCTTATCAAGGTGAAATCGATTATTACACGAATCAGTTGAGGTTTGCGGAGGATATGGTGCAGCGGATTTTTATCTTGAACCAGTTGGTTAAGATTCATGAGAAAGAGCGGGACGACCTGATCAGGTGGTGCTCAGAAACGTATTTTAATCGAAAACGCGAATTAAGCGGCTCACAGGATGAGGTTACCGGATAACCCCGCCTGTGAGCTTGTATTATGTATACAGTGATCCGCCGGAAAAGAAGGAAATTGCTAAGAGCAGGTGGAATAAATGCTATTCAGGCAAAAATCTACCGCTCCTTCTGTGCGTGTGTCCGGGATTATGATGGAGGCAGGTCCAGCAATTCAGCAACTAAGCGGCGGTAACGGTCGGCTTTGCGGGTGCCGTGAATCAGGTTGGACAGCCGATAGGGTGGAATATCGTGCAGCTCACAGAATTTCTTCTGATCCAAGTGCAGTTCTGCCAGACGTTTCTTGATGGCCCAGCCAAAGGAAGTTATGGGGCGTTTGCTGTTCAGATTGCTCACCTCGTATCGACTATCCAGCCGTTATGATATAAAATAGGTAAAGATATAATAATAGTTAATTATATACTTTTTTACGTCATTTTACAATAAAAAATAACGTTTTTACGTGCTTATTTTCGGGGAAGGCGGTTTGCGGATGCAATCAATCTACGAACGAATTGAATTTCTGATCAAAAAGCAAGGCATGACCAAGAAATCCTTCTGTGCACAGCTCGGAATCAGCACCGGGAATATGGGAGATTGGAAGCGCGGCAAATCAACGCCGGGTACGCATAAACTGATTGAGATTGCAGGATTCTTCCAGGTCAGCCTCGATTGGCTGGTTCTTGGCAAGCAGACACTGACTGTGCAAGAAAGCGGCGGGGATTATTTTTTTGACGAAATACGGCAACTGAGTTGCCACACCGCAGAGCTGCTGCCGGAAGAGAAGCATTTCATTAAAGAATATCTGGCGTTCACCGATTACCGGAAACGGCTAAACAAGAACCGGGACGATGTGCCAAAAGAGGACCAAAATGAGGATGAGAATACATAGTTAATTTCCAGAGGAAGGCGGTTTGCTAGATGCAATCTATCTACGATCGTATTGAATTTCTGATTAAGCGGCAGGGAATGACCAAGAAATCCTTCTGCAAGCAGCTAGGAATCAGCACGGGGAACCTGGGGGACTGGAAGCGCGGCAAATCGACTCCGGGTACACATAAACTGATCGAGATTGCCGGATTTTTTCAGGTAACCCTTGATTGGCTGGTGCTTGGCAAGCAGACGTTAACGGTGCAGGAAAGCGGCGAGGATTATTTTTTTGAGGAAATACGGCAATTGAATTGCCACACCGGGGAGCTGCTGCCGGAAGAGAAGCATTTCATTAAGGAATATCTGGCGTTCACCGATTACCGGAAACGGATGGACAAGAACCGGGCTGTGGAACAGAATGAGAAGCAGGAAGAGGACCTGGATGAAGATGCGGATGAGAATTCTTAAGCGGCCATCTTTACTTTTGAGCGGAACCGATTTATAATATTGAATGTTGGCCTCAAACAACGCATTAACCATGAAGTACACCGCGCGGTAGTGGTGGAATGGCAGACACGCTATCTTGAGGGGGTAGTGGGTGTATACCCGTGGAGGTTCGAGTCCTCTCTACCGCATCATATTGGATTGGCCGGAACCCTTGATGATTCAAGGGTTTTTGTTTTGTGCTGTTACGCTAAAAAACCCTTCACCCGCAAATCGGGGCATGAAGGGTTTTGTTTTTTTATGGAAAGAATTATGGCACGCTTCTAATCCAGCAGCTTCGCAATATCCTTCTCAATCTGCTCCGGCGTGGTCTGCGGGGAGAAGCGCTTGAGAACACGGCCCTCCTTGTCGACCAGGAACTTGGTGAAGTTCCATTTCACACTTTTTGAACCGAGAACGCCTGGTGCCTCATTGGACAGATACTGGAACAGAGGATGGGCGTCGCTGCCTTTTACATTAATCTTCTCGTACATCGGGAAGGTGACCCCGTAATTAATCTCGCAGAACTCCGCAATATCCTCGCTGTCTCCCGGCTCCTGCCCGGCAAACTGGTTGCTCGGGAATCCCAGTACCTCAAACCCGCGGTCCTTGAATTTATCGTACACCTCTTGGAGACCCTTATACTGCGGGGTAAATCCGCACTTGCTGGCCGTGTTGACAACGAGCAGTACCTTGCCTTTGTGCTTGGAGAGCGATTCTTTCTCGCCCCGCAGGGTGTTGGCTTCATAGTCATAGACACTCATGGATAATCCCTCCCGTACATTGATTTAACACAATTTAATTGTACAACATTTACCGCCAGAAGCAAGCCCCAGAAGGTGTACAGCTGCGGTTCATCGTTTCAAATATCCGGGGTTGTTTAAGTTAAGGGTAGATGTCTTTACAAAATTTGTTTGAAAAAGGAGTAGATCAAAGATGACTGCATTGAAACTGAAGGCGCTATATACGGCAACAGCCAAGGTCCGCGGAGGCCGTGAAGGCTCGGTGGAATCGTCGGACGGGGCGTTGAAGCATGATCTGAAAATCCCGAAGGAGCTGGGAGGCCCCGGGGGTGCCGGCACGAATCCGGAGCAATTGTTCGCAGCGGGCTATGGTGCCTGCTATGAGAGTGCCCTTGCCAATATTGCCCGTAAAGAGGGCGTGAAGCTGCAGGATGTGGAAATTACCTCGAATGTCCTGATCGGAAAAGATGAGAGTGACGGCGGATTCAAGCTGGCCGTGAAGCTGGATGTGCACCTGCCGGGCATCGAGCGTTCTGTTGCCGAGGATCTGGCGAAGAAGGCTCATGATTTCTGCCCTTATTCCAAGGCGACACGCGGAAATATTGAGGTTGAACTGAACGTACTGTAAGTTAAAAATGCTTAGGGCCGGGCAGCAGATGTCCGGTCTTAAGCTGCGAGGACTC
This region of Paenibacillus sp. FSL K6-1096 genomic DNA includes:
- a CDS encoding organic hydroperoxide resistance protein, with translation MKALYTATAKVRGGREGSVESSDGALKHDLKIPKELGGPGGAGTNPEQLFAAGYGACYESALANIARKEGVKLQDVEITSNVLIGKDESDGGFKLAVKLDVHLPGIERSVAEDLAKKAHDFCPYSKATRGNIEVELNVL